In Morganella morganii, the following are encoded in one genomic region:
- a CDS encoding PhoH family protein, with translation MTETYISPSQVATQEIFLEPAENQRLQSLCGPFDDNIKLLERRLGTEISRRDNRFRLTGKPHCVKAAAAILRQLYVETAPVRGVIHDIDPEQVHLAVAESRVLEQSDEHVPDYGKSVNIKTKRGVVKPRTPNQAQYIAHILDHDITFGIGPAGTGKTYLAVAAAVDALERQEIRRILLTRPAVEAGEKLGFLPGDLSQKVDPYLRPLYDALFEMLGFEKVEKLIERNVIEVAPLAYMRGRTLNDAFIILDESQNTTIEQMKMFLTRIGFNSKAVITGDITQIDLPNGNKSGLRHAIEVLADVPELSFNFFHSEDVVRHPIVAKVVIAYEAWEAAEQKRKQMLKQQRDAERAQAQQEQSHE, from the coding sequence GTGACAGAGACCTATATATCACCTTCACAGGTAGCAACACAGGAAATTTTCCTCGAACCCGCCGAAAATCAGCGTCTGCAAAGCCTCTGCGGTCCCTTCGATGATAACATCAAACTGCTTGAGCGCCGTCTCGGCACCGAAATCAGCCGCCGCGACAACCGCTTCCGGCTGACCGGCAAACCGCACTGCGTCAAAGCCGCTGCGGCTATCCTGCGCCAGCTCTATGTGGAAACTGCCCCGGTGCGCGGTGTGATCCACGATATCGACCCGGAGCAGGTTCACCTGGCCGTGGCAGAAAGCCGTGTACTGGAACAGAGTGACGAACATGTGCCGGACTACGGCAAATCCGTCAATATCAAAACCAAACGCGGTGTGGTTAAACCACGTACGCCAAACCAGGCACAGTATATCGCCCATATTCTCGACCACGATATCACCTTCGGTATCGGCCCTGCCGGAACCGGGAAAACCTATCTGGCGGTCGCCGCAGCTGTGGATGCTCTTGAGCGTCAGGAAATCCGCCGCATCCTGCTGACTCGTCCTGCCGTTGAGGCCGGTGAAAAACTCGGCTTCCTGCCCGGAGATCTCAGCCAGAAAGTCGATCCGTATCTGCGCCCGCTGTACGATGCGCTGTTTGAAATGCTCGGCTTTGAGAAAGTGGAAAAGCTGATTGAGCGCAACGTGATTGAAGTCGCGCCGCTGGCCTATATGCGCGGCCGGACCCTGAACGATGCCTTTATTATTCTCGATGAAAGCCAGAACACCACCATCGAACAGATGAAAATGTTCCTGACCCGTATCGGCTTTAACTCCAAAGCGGTTATCACCGGGGATATCACCCAGATTGACCTGCCGAACGGCAATAAATCCGGTCTGCGTCACGCCATTGAAGTGCTGGCGGATGTACCGGAACTGAGCTTTAACTTCTTCCACAGTGAAGACGTGGTGCGTCATCCTATCGTGGCAAAAGTGGTTATTGCCTATGAAGCGTGGGAAGCCGCAGAACAGAAACGCAAACAGATGCTGAAACAGCAGCGTGATGCCGAACGCGCGCAGGCGCAGCAGGAACAATCTCATGAGTAA
- the ybeY gene encoding rRNA maturation RNase YbeY: MSNPVLDLQIACENTDNLPSEAQFQRWIDGVLPMFQEESEVTIRLVDEAESHELNLTYRGMDKPTNVLSFPFEVPPEIELPLLGDLIICRQVVEREAAEQEKTEEEHWAHMVIHGCLHLLGYDHIEDDEAEEMEGLETEILKKLGYSDPYITEKA; encoded by the coding sequence ATGAGTAATCCGGTTCTTGATTTACAAATCGCCTGTGAAAACACAGACAACCTGCCCTCTGAAGCTCAGTTTCAGCGCTGGATTGACGGCGTGCTGCCGATGTTTCAGGAAGAGAGTGAAGTTACCATCCGCCTGGTGGATGAAGCGGAAAGCCACGAGCTGAACCTGACTTACCGCGGCATGGATAAACCGACCAACGTGCTCTCCTTCCCGTTTGAAGTGCCGCCGGAAATTGAACTGCCGCTGCTGGGGGATTTGATTATCTGCCGTCAGGTGGTGGAGCGCGAAGCCGCCGAACAGGAAAAAACCGAAGAAGAACACTGGGCGCATATGGTCATCCACGGCTGCCTGCATCTGCTGGGTTATGACCACATCGAAGACGATGAAGCAGAAGAGATGGAAGGCCTGGAAACGGAAATCTTAAAAAAATTAGGCTATTCTGATCCGTATATCACAGAAAAAGCGTAG
- the corC gene encoding CNNM family magnesium/cobalt transport protein CorC (CorC(YbeX) belongs to the Cyclin M Mg2+ Exporter (CNNM) family, and was characterized as belonging to a set of three proteins, at least one of which must be present for CorA to function.), protein MSDDHPSGSDTPNQKKGFFSLLRQQLFHGEPKSREDLVEVIRDSEQNALIDPDTRDMLEGVMDISDQRVRDIMIPRSQIVTLKRNQTLDECLDVIIDSAHSRFPVISEDKDHIEGLLMAKDLLPFMRSDSEEFSIDKVLRQAVVVPESKRVDRLLKEFRSQRYHMAIVIDEFGGVSGLVTIEDILELIVGEIEDEYDDEDDVDIRQLSLHSYSVRALTQIEDFNDAFGTRFSDEEVDTVGGLVMQAFGHLPTRGETIEIDNYQFKVAMADSRKIIQLHVKIPDDAPIPSLDEDNLT, encoded by the coding sequence ATGAGCGACGACCATCCATCGGGTAGTGATACACCGAACCAGAAAAAGGGTTTCTTTTCTCTGCTGCGCCAGCAACTGTTCCACGGCGAGCCCAAAAGCCGTGAAGACCTCGTTGAGGTCATCCGTGATTCCGAACAAAATGCACTGATCGATCCTGACACCCGCGACATGCTCGAAGGGGTAATGGATATTTCTGATCAGCGTGTCCGCGATATCATGATCCCGCGTTCACAAATTGTGACTCTCAAGCGCAATCAGACACTCGACGAGTGCCTGGATGTCATTATTGATTCTGCCCACTCCCGCTTTCCGGTGATCAGTGAAGACAAAGATCACATTGAAGGCCTGCTGATGGCAAAAGATTTGCTGCCGTTTATGCGCAGTGATTCCGAAGAATTCAGTATTGATAAAGTGCTGCGCCAGGCGGTTGTTGTGCCGGAAAGTAAGCGTGTTGACCGTCTGCTTAAGGAGTTCCGCTCCCAGCGCTATCATATGGCGATTGTGATCGATGAATTCGGCGGAGTCTCCGGACTTGTCACTATCGAGGATATTCTGGAGTTAATTGTCGGCGAAATTGAGGATGAATACGATGATGAGGATGACGTGGATATCCGTCAGCTCAGTCTGCATTCTTATTCTGTCCGCGCCCTCACCCAGATAGAAGATTTTAACGACGCATTCGGCACCCGCTTCAGTGATGAAGAGGTCGATACCGTCGGCGGGCTGGTGATGCAGGCCTTCGGCCATCTGCCGACCCGTGGTGAAACCATTGAGATTGACAACTACCAGTTCAAAGTTGCGATGGCAGACAGTCGTAAAATTATCCAGTTACATGTTAAGATTCCGGACGATGCTCCAATCCCGTCTTTAGATGAAGATAATCTGACATGA
- the lnt gene encoding apolipoprotein N-acyltransferase produces the protein MIKSPHGLRQWPRLLLALIFGAGGTLAFSPFDLWYFSLPALAALLLLTLNRTGKQACAIGFAWGLGLFGSGVNWVYVSIADFGGMPEIANLFLVVLLAAYLALYPMLFAGLLAKCFPHATVWRLVIAAPALWQLTEFLRGWVLTGFPWLEFGYTQIDGPMRALAPILGVNAITFLLMVISGLIALSLSQRRIRPLIPALVLLFAPWLARNYQWYQMNNDPTQVALVQGNIAQSLKWEQGMLDKTLGIYLKESRPYFRPDTLIIWPESAIPDFAASQSAFLDQLNGLLTLSGAQLITGVVDAVPKADGKEYDVYNTLIVLGNKSEYDSRDKNRYYKHHLVPFGEFVPLEDLLRPLAPFFNLPMSAFSRGGYIQPPLTAGKMTLTAEICYEVILGEQVRRNMTDKTGVLLTASNDAWFGRSIGPWQHFQMARMRALELGRPLLRATNNGITAIIAPDGSVTAQLPQFTQATLSATVTSASGFTPYYRMGTWPVWGATVVFLGLALIKRRKSTERGLHFR, from the coding sequence ATGATAAAATCACCTCATGGTTTACGCCAGTGGCCGCGTCTGCTGCTGGCACTGATTTTCGGGGCCGGCGGAACGCTGGCCTTTTCGCCTTTTGATCTCTGGTATTTCTCACTGCCCGCACTGGCCGCCCTGCTGCTGCTGACTCTCAACCGGACAGGTAAACAGGCCTGTGCTATCGGTTTCGCCTGGGGGCTGGGTTTATTCGGCAGCGGCGTAAACTGGGTGTATGTCAGTATCGCGGATTTCGGTGGTATGCCGGAAATTGCCAACCTGTTCCTTGTTGTCCTGCTGGCTGCCTATCTGGCGCTCTATCCGATGCTGTTTGCCGGCCTGCTGGCCAAATGCTTCCCGCACGCCACAGTCTGGCGTCTGGTGATTGCCGCCCCGGCACTCTGGCAGCTCACTGAATTTTTACGCGGCTGGGTGCTGACCGGCTTCCCGTGGCTGGAATTCGGCTATACCCAGATTGACGGCCCGATGCGTGCACTGGCGCCAATCCTGGGTGTGAATGCCATCACCTTCCTGCTGATGGTGATAAGCGGGCTGATTGCTCTTTCACTCTCACAGCGCCGTATCCGTCCGCTGATCCCGGCGCTGGTACTGCTGTTCGCGCCGTGGCTCGCCCGCAACTACCAGTGGTATCAGATGAACAACGACCCGACTCAGGTCGCGCTGGTTCAGGGAAATATCGCCCAGTCCCTGAAATGGGAACAGGGTATGCTGGATAAAACGCTGGGTATCTATCTCAAAGAGAGCCGCCCCTACTTCCGGCCTGATACCCTGATTATCTGGCCGGAATCCGCTATTCCGGATTTTGCCGCCAGTCAGTCTGCGTTTCTGGATCAGCTCAACGGCCTGCTGACACTCAGCGGCGCACAGCTGATCACCGGTGTGGTTGATGCAGTTCCGAAAGCAGACGGTAAAGAGTACGATGTTTACAACACCCTGATTGTGCTGGGTAATAAAAGTGAATACGACAGCCGGGATAAAAACCGCTATTACAAACATCACTTAGTGCCGTTCGGGGAGTTTGTGCCGCTGGAAGATTTACTGCGTCCGCTGGCGCCGTTCTTTAATCTGCCGATGTCTGCTTTCAGCCGCGGGGGTTACATCCAGCCGCCGCTGACCGCCGGAAAAATGACACTCACCGCCGAGATTTGCTATGAAGTGATCCTCGGGGAGCAGGTGCGCCGCAATATGACCGATAAAACCGGCGTGCTGCTGACTGCCTCCAATGATGCCTGGTTCGGCCGCTCCATCGGCCCGTGGCAGCATTTCCAGATGGCACGGATGCGTGCGCTGGAGCTGGGTCGTCCGCTGCTGCGTGCCACCAATAACGGTATTACCGCTATTATTGCGCCGGACGGCTCTGTCACCGCTCAGTTGCCGCAGTTCACACAGGCCACCCTGAGTGCCACTGTAACCTCAGCGTCCGGCTTCACACCGTATTACCGTATGGGCACCTGGCCGGTCTGGGGTGCCACCGTTGTCTTCCTGGGTCTGGCACTGATAAAACGCAGAAAGAGCACAGAACGCGGTCTGCATTTTCGCTGA
- a CDS encoding protein disulfide oxidoreductase: MRLLRRWGKEFLLLLVILFIASQAMDYWRKPQAPDLNTVPSLTLTDGTPVSIAQMSAEKPLLVYFWASWCGICKLTSPSVSELSESGYNVVTVAIRSGEDDRLAKGMAAKGYYFPVINDPDGRISQLWGVNVTPTFVIYHKGEIVSYTSGWTSQLGMMARLWLAK; this comes from the coding sequence ATGCGGTTACTGCGCAGATGGGGAAAGGAATTTCTCCTGCTGCTGGTGATTTTATTTATTGCGTCACAGGCGATGGACTACTGGCGCAAACCGCAGGCACCGGATTTAAACACGGTGCCTTCGCTGACACTGACAGATGGCACACCGGTGTCCATTGCGCAGATGAGTGCGGAAAAACCGCTGTTGGTCTACTTCTGGGCATCCTGGTGCGGGATCTGCAAACTGACCTCGCCGTCAGTCAGCGAACTGTCTGAGTCTGGCTACAATGTGGTGACGGTTGCTATCCGCTCCGGTGAAGATGACCGGCTGGCGAAAGGGATGGCAGCGAAAGGTTACTATTTTCCGGTGATTAATGATCCGGATGGCCGTATCTCTCAGCTCTGGGGTGTGAATGTCACGCCGACTTTTGTGATTTATCACAAAGGGGAGATAGTCAGTTACACCAGCGGCTGGACCAGTCAGTTGGGGATGATGGCACGGTTGTGGCTGGCGAAGTAA
- a CDS encoding DsbA family protein: protein MKKTLAALMIAPLIFTATAHAAAFTADQEAQVRELVRDTLVKNPEILEEAIMALQQKQTEKQTAQMKDAVKANADALFNDKYTPRIGSKSPKLTIVSFTDYNCPYCKRFDPQLEAMVKKYPDVAVVFKLLPFKGESSLNASRAALSVWESKPEAFAPLHNRLMQKKTALTQDDINSALKTAKAGDVKVTDNSMNTMRMNMMLAEQLGVQGTPATLIGDVMLPGAVDEAQLDAIIKEQLAKVK, encoded by the coding sequence ATGAAAAAAACACTCGCGGCTTTAATGATTGCTCCGCTTATCTTTACCGCCACAGCTCATGCGGCCGCTTTTACCGCTGACCAGGAAGCGCAGGTGCGTGAATTGGTTCGTGACACGCTGGTCAAAAACCCGGAAATTCTGGAAGAAGCGATTATGGCGCTTCAGCAGAAACAGACCGAAAAACAGACCGCACAGATGAAAGATGCCGTTAAAGCCAATGCTGACGCGCTGTTTAATGATAAGTACACACCGCGTATCGGTTCAAAATCACCGAAACTGACCATCGTGTCTTTCACCGATTACAACTGCCCGTACTGCAAACGTTTTGATCCGCAGCTGGAAGCGATGGTGAAAAAATACCCTGACGTGGCAGTTGTCTTCAAACTGCTGCCGTTCAAAGGGGAAAGTTCCCTGAATGCCAGCCGTGCCGCACTTTCTGTATGGGAAAGCAAGCCGGAAGCATTTGCACCGCTGCATAACCGACTGATGCAGAAGAAAACCGCACTGACTCAGGATGACATCAACAGCGCACTGAAAACCGCCAAAGCCGGTGATGTGAAAGTCACTGATAACAGTATGAATACCATGCGTATGAATATGATGCTGGCAGAGCAGTTAGGTGTTCAGGGAACCCCTGCAACGCTGATTGGTGATGTGATGCTGCCGGGTGCCGTGGATGAAGCACAGCTGGATGCCATCATTAAGGAACAGCTGGCTAAGGTTAAATAA
- a CDS encoding protein-disulfide reductase DsbD family protein, whose protein sequence is MRSVLTAFVLFLFTLTTVHAADTGWTEMPHNDHARVRVTSDQWKDGKLRLLLAVELQPGWKTYWQSPGEGGVAPELTWQKASADTQWFWPAPQRFDVAGLSTQGYGGSVVFPLEVTAAQALPVLSGTLTLSTCSNVCILTDYPVSLDTSEPAPDDFDRQYAMAMQQVPQTGGDITTGGSRVNGGTLTMALHRPGGWQDPQLFFNADKETIFAAPSFTISGDNLTATVKVTDDWGEIPSDLNGKPLSVVVTDGPAAQALTTVIGSGPDIAAESGSDTSFIMLLLFALLGGLILNVMPCVLPVLAMKLGAVLYVENRERRMIRTQFLVSSSGIMVSFWILAALVSVLRLTQSAVGWGIQFQNPWFLGFMVVVTLLFSANLFGVFSIRLSSNATTKLATAGGKGMRGHFMEGMFATLLATPCTAPFLGTAVAFALVAPYSQLWMIFTALGLGMSLPWLLIAAFPGIARALPKPGRWMNGLRLVLGGMMFITALWLISLLIPHTGPETAVVMVAVVLLVLALLAFRRTGIKRGSAALVALLVAGGIWAAINMTDDRQQSLVSDQVDWQPLTEEAVNTALSQGKRVFVDVTAEWCVTCKANKYNVLLRDDVQDALREPDVVALRGDWTKPSPDINAFLQKRGHLAVPFNQIYGPALPDGEILSPLLDKETLLHLLNQSQGIEP, encoded by the coding sequence ATGCGTTCTGTATTAACAGCGTTTGTGCTGTTTTTGTTCACGCTGACCACTGTGCATGCGGCTGATACCGGCTGGACCGAAATGCCGCACAATGATCACGCCCGTGTCAGAGTCACATCAGATCAGTGGAAAGACGGAAAACTGCGTCTGCTGCTGGCGGTTGAATTACAACCCGGCTGGAAAACTTACTGGCAGTCACCGGGCGAGGGGGGCGTTGCCCCTGAACTGACATGGCAGAAGGCCTCCGCTGACACACAGTGGTTCTGGCCCGCACCTCAGCGTTTTGATGTCGCAGGGCTCTCCACCCAGGGCTACGGCGGCAGTGTGGTGTTCCCGCTGGAAGTCACGGCGGCTCAGGCGCTGCCGGTGCTCAGCGGGACACTGACCTTATCCACATGCAGTAATGTCTGTATCCTGACCGATTATCCGGTCTCACTGGATACCTCAGAACCCGCGCCGGACGATTTTGACCGTCAGTATGCGATGGCCATGCAGCAGGTGCCGCAGACCGGCGGTGATATCACCACCGGCGGCAGCCGGGTGAACGGCGGGACGCTGACGATGGCACTGCACCGCCCGGGCGGCTGGCAGGATCCGCAGCTGTTTTTTAATGCGGATAAAGAAACCATTTTTGCCGCACCGTCATTTACGATTTCCGGGGATAATCTCACCGCCACCGTTAAAGTAACGGATGACTGGGGGGAAATACCGTCAGATCTGAACGGAAAACCGCTGTCGGTCGTTGTGACAGACGGCCCGGCAGCGCAGGCGCTCACCACGGTGATCGGCAGCGGACCGGATATTGCGGCCGAATCCGGCAGTGATACCTCCTTTATTATGTTGCTGCTGTTTGCATTGCTGGGCGGGCTGATCCTCAACGTTATGCCGTGTGTTCTGCCGGTGCTGGCGATGAAACTCGGCGCTGTGCTGTATGTGGAAAACCGTGAGCGGCGGATGATCCGCACCCAGTTCCTGGTCTCCTCCTCCGGTATTATGGTCTCCTTCTGGATCCTCGCGGCGCTGGTGTCGGTATTACGCCTGACACAAAGTGCGGTCGGCTGGGGTATTCAGTTCCAGAACCCGTGGTTCCTCGGCTTTATGGTGGTGGTAACTTTACTGTTCAGTGCCAATCTGTTCGGTGTTTTTTCTATCCGCCTGAGCAGTAATGCAACCACAAAACTGGCGACAGCGGGCGGCAAAGGGATGCGCGGCCACTTTATGGAAGGTATGTTTGCCACGCTGCTGGCGACCCCCTGTACCGCGCCGTTCCTCGGTACCGCCGTTGCGTTTGCGCTGGTGGCTCCGTATTCACAGCTGTGGATGATTTTTACCGCGCTGGGGCTGGGGATGAGCCTGCCGTGGCTGCTGATCGCCGCGTTTCCGGGAATTGCCCGGGCGCTGCCGAAACCGGGCCGCTGGATGAACGGTCTGCGTCTGGTACTGGGTGGCATGATGTTTATTACGGCACTGTGGCTGATCAGTCTGCTGATCCCGCACACCGGGCCGGAAACCGCTGTGGTGATGGTGGCAGTTGTGCTGCTGGTACTTGCGCTGCTGGCTTTCCGCCGTACCGGTATTAAGCGCGGATCTGCGGCACTGGTGGCACTGCTGGTGGCTGGTGGTATCTGGGCCGCTATCAATATGACGGATGACCGGCAGCAGAGCCTGGTCAGTGATCAGGTGGACTGGCAGCCGCTGACGGAAGAGGCGGTGAACACCGCGCTTTCTCAGGGTAAACGGGTTTTTGTGGATGTGACCGCCGAATGGTGCGTGACCTGCAAAGCAAACAAATACAATGTATTATTACGCGATGATGTTCAGGACGCACTCCGTGAACCGGATGTTGTCGCACTGCGCGGGGACTGGACAAAACCGTCACCGGATATTAATGCATTTTTACAAAAGCGCGGGCATCTGGCAGTACCGTTTAATCAGATTTACGGCCCCGCTTTACCTGATGGTGAAATCTTGTCACCATTGCTGGATAAAGAAACACTCTTACATCTGTTAAATCAGTCACAAGGAATTGAACCATGA
- a CDS encoding glutamate/aspartate ABC transporter substrate-binding protein, producing MFMRKLVLSVLVTGAALASAAVSAEELTGTLKKINDSGVIVVGHRESSVPFSYYDNQQKVVGYSQDYSNHIVDAVKKTLNKPDLQVKLIPVTSQNRIPLLQNGTFDFECGSTTNNLARQQQAAFSNTIFVVGTRLLTGKDSGIKDFADLAGKNVVVTSGTTSEMLLNKLNDEKQMKMRIISAKDHGDAFRTLESGRAVAFMMDDALLAGERAKAKKPDNWVIVGTPQSEEAYGCMLRKDDPQFKALIDKTVSDAQTSGEAEKSYTRWFKQPIPPKNLNLNFELSDEMKGLFKAPNDKAFE from the coding sequence TTGTTTATGCGCAAGTTAGTTTTGTCTGTACTGGTCACCGGAGCCGCGCTTGCCAGTGCGGCGGTTTCTGCTGAAGAGCTGACCGGTACACTGAAAAAAATCAATGACAGCGGCGTGATTGTTGTCGGTCACCGCGAATCCTCTGTTCCTTTCTCTTATTATGATAACCAGCAAAAGGTGGTCGGCTATTCCCAGGATTACTCCAACCATATTGTTGATGCAGTGAAAAAGACCCTGAATAAGCCGGATTTACAGGTCAAACTAATTCCGGTGACCTCTCAGAACCGTATCCCGCTGTTACAGAACGGCACATTCGATTTTGAGTGCGGCTCCACCACCAACAACCTGGCCCGCCAGCAGCAGGCCGCCTTCTCCAATACTATTTTTGTGGTCGGTACCCGTCTGCTGACCGGTAAAGATTCCGGTATCAAAGACTTTGCCGATCTCGCCGGGAAAAACGTGGTGGTCACATCCGGTACCACATCTGAAATGCTGCTCAACAAACTCAATGATGAGAAGCAGATGAAGATGCGCATTATCAGCGCCAAAGATCACGGGGATGCCTTCCGCACCCTGGAATCCGGTCGGGCGGTCGCCTTTATGATGGATGATGCCCTGCTGGCCGGTGAGCGCGCCAAAGCGAAAAAACCGGATAACTGGGTGATTGTCGGCACGCCGCAGTCCGAAGAAGCCTACGGCTGTATGCTGCGCAAAGATGATCCGCAGTTCAAAGCCCTGATCGATAAAACCGTTTCTGATGCACAAACCTCCGGTGAGGCTGAGAAATCCTATACCCGCTGGTTCAAACAGCCGATTCCGCCTAAGAACCTCAACCTGAATTTTGAATTATCCGATGAAATGAAAGGGCTGTTCAAAGCGCCGAATGACAAGGCCTTTGAATAA
- a CDS encoding amino acid ABC transporter permease, with translation MSANWDWGIFFQPAPFGNTTYLGWILSGLKVTVLLSICAWIIAFLVGSLFGILRTVPNKFLSSLGTIYVEIFRNVPLIVQFFTWYLVIPEFLPSSLRDWFKMDLDPNIQFFISSTLCLGLFTAARMTEQVRAAIQSLPRGQKAAGLAMGLTLPQTYRYVLLPNAYRVIIPPMTSEMLNLVKNSAIASTIGLVDMAAQAGKLLDYSARAYESFTAITLAYVGINVIIMLAMHLLEKRVRLPGTGGH, from the coding sequence ATGTCAGCTAACTGGGACTGGGGCATCTTTTTTCAGCCCGCCCCCTTCGGCAACACCACTTACCTCGGCTGGATCCTGTCCGGCCTGAAGGTCACTGTGCTGCTGTCAATCTGTGCCTGGATTATCGCCTTTCTGGTGGGATCCCTGTTCGGTATTCTCCGTACGGTACCGAATAAGTTTCTCTCCTCGCTCGGCACCATTTATGTGGAAATTTTCCGTAATGTGCCGCTGATCGTCCAGTTCTTCACCTGGTATCTGGTGATCCCGGAGTTCCTGCCGTCGTCCCTGCGCGACTGGTTTAAAATGGATCTCGACCCGAATATCCAGTTCTTTATTTCCTCCACCCTCTGTCTGGGGCTGTTTACCGCCGCCCGTATGACCGAACAGGTACGTGCCGCCATTCAGTCACTGCCGCGCGGCCAGAAAGCCGCAGGGCTGGCGATGGGACTGACACTGCCGCAGACTTACCGCTATGTGCTGCTGCCGAATGCCTACCGCGTGATTATTCCGCCGATGACATCGGAAATGCTCAATCTGGTGAAAAACTCCGCCATCGCCTCCACTATCGGGCTGGTCGATATGGCCGCACAGGCCGGGAAGTTACTGGATTACTCCGCCAGAGCCTATGAGTCCTTTACTGCGATCACCCTCGCCTATGTCGGCATCAACGTTATTATTATGCTGGCCATGCATTTACTGGAAAAACGGGTGCGTCTGCCCGGGACAGGAGGCCACTGA
- the gltK gene encoding glutamate/aspartate ABC transporter permease GltK: protein MYEFDWSSVMPGMPFLLQGLVITAKITVTAIVIGILWGTILAMMRLSSIKIVSWLAALYVNAFRSVPLVMVLLWFYLIVPNLVQNVLGISPKTDIRLISAMVAFSLFEAAYYAEIIRAGIQSVSRGQTSASLALGMTKMQTMRLVVLPQAFRAMIPLLLTQGIVLFQDTSLVYVLSLTDFFRTASNIGERDGTQIEMVLFAGAVYFVISFGASMLVNYLKRRTVS from the coding sequence ATGTACGAATTTGACTGGAGTTCGGTGATGCCGGGTATGCCGTTCCTGTTACAGGGGCTGGTTATTACGGCGAAAATCACAGTTACAGCGATTGTTATCGGCATCCTGTGGGGCACGATACTGGCTATGATGCGCCTGTCATCCATAAAGATTGTAAGCTGGCTGGCTGCTCTCTATGTGAACGCCTTCCGCTCCGTTCCGCTGGTAATGGTGCTGTTATGGTTCTATCTGATTGTGCCTAACTTAGTCCAAAATGTTCTTGGCATATCACCAAAAACAGATATCCGTCTGATCTCAGCTATGGTAGCGTTTTCCCTGTTTGAAGCTGCGTATTATGCTGAAATTATCCGCGCCGGGATTCAGAGTGTGTCACGGGGACAAACATCCGCCTCACTCGCCCTCGGTATGACCAAAATGCAGACCATGCGCCTGGTGGTTCTGCCGCAGGCATTCCGCGCGATGATCCCGCTGCTGCTGACCCAGGGAATCGTCCTGTTCCAGGATACCTCGCTGGTGTATGTGCTCAGCCTGACCGATTTCTTCCGCACCGCCAGCAATATCGGCGAGCGTGACGGAACACAAATCGAAATGGTGCTGTTTGCGGGTGCGGTTTATTTTGTTATCAGCTTTGGTGCGTCAATGCTGGTTAATTATCTCAAGAGAAGGACTGTGTCATGA